A part of Methanomassiliicoccales archaeon genomic DNA contains:
- a CDS encoding glycerol-3-phosphate acyltransferase has product MNGTVRENIFRRSQLLQEVWSRPRLVIFITYVWVVSILVLLILNTESWVGKALLPAFFLYASIPFPMIFVRIFRGKDVTLEGSGNISLSNSFRVGGWAAGSFTWLGEISKALLPILVSWAFFSFDIFVSAAFLAASLLGTFYSPFLKGRGGLGTTLAIWGLLLLSPWSLLAILALAAFLLITHKNTYQDTLAAFWAAPLLIYLIDGRWPLVLLALLYALIYSIRLSPQRDELAHGIRIAKK; this is encoded by the coding sequence ATGAATGGAACGGTGCGGGAGAACATCTTCCGACGAAGCCAGCTCCTGCAGGAAGTTTGGTCCAGGCCTAGATTGGTAATATTCATCACATATGTATGGGTCGTTTCGATTCTGGTCTTACTTATTTTAAATACAGAATCATGGGTCGGAAAGGCTCTCCTGCCAGCCTTCTTTCTCTATGCCTCGATCCCTTTTCCGATGATCTTTGTCCGCATCTTCAGGGGAAAAGACGTCACTCTGGAGGGCAGTGGCAACATTTCCCTTTCTAACTCCTTTAGAGTTGGGGGTTGGGCCGCTGGTTCTTTTACATGGTTAGGGGAGATATCTAAGGCATTGCTGCCGATTTTGGTGAGCTGGGCGTTCTTCTCATTCGACATCTTCGTCTCCGCTGCCTTCCTGGCCGCGTCTCTGCTGGGGACCTTTTATTCTCCTTTTCTTAAGGGCAGAGGAGGTTTGGGAACAACCCTAGCAATATGGGGCCTCTTACTTCTCTCCCCTTGGTCCCTATTGGCCATTTTAGCATTGGCCGCTTTCCTGCTAATTACGCATAAGAACACATACCAAGATACCCTGGCGGCATTCTGGGCAGCGCCACTGCTGATTTATCTGATCGATGGGAGATGGCCATTGGTACTCCTCGCCCTCCTTTATGCTTTAATTTATTCCATCAGGCTCTCGCCCCAACGGGATGAGCTAGCTCACGGAATAAGAATAGCAAAAAAATAG